Proteins encoded by one window of uncultured Celeribacter sp.:
- the trkA gene encoding Trk system potassium transporter TrkA: MKVIICGAGQVGWQIAKQLSSEKNDVTVVDNNPALVRRATDTLDVQGIEGFASYPDVLEKAGARDADMVIAATYSDEVNMVTCQVAHSVFGVPRKIARLRAQSYLTAIYSDLYRRDHLPIDVVISPEKEVAEAALRRLAAPAAFDTQAFLAGGVQLMGILLEEDCPVLNTSLRELSDLFSTLRAIVVGVRREGRLFAPEPNDQLFAKDEIYVFAHSDDLTRTLEIFGKTHAKQDRVVILGGGNVGLAVAQALETRTERVRAKIIEKNRKTAEKAADSLERTIVLNGDALDQELLAEAGITRADAALCVTDDDKVNMLAAVRAKQRGAKMAICLVNDPTLVPILNALDIDAYINPRATTVSSILRHIRHGRVRNVYSVGDGEAEVIEAQVLSTSPISGKPIRDIDFPEGVLVGAISKGGKYVKPTGETRIDEGDVITIFSLKSDVPEVERLLQVSIDYF, from the coding sequence ATGAAAGTCATCATTTGCGGCGCGGGCCAGGTCGGCTGGCAGATCGCCAAACAACTCTCTTCCGAGAAAAACGACGTCACCGTCGTGGACAACAACCCGGCGCTGGTGCGCCGCGCGACCGACACATTGGACGTGCAGGGCATCGAGGGCTTTGCCTCCTACCCGGATGTGTTGGAGAAAGCGGGGGCGCGGGACGCCGATATGGTGATCGCCGCGACCTATTCCGACGAGGTGAACATGGTCACCTGTCAGGTTGCGCATTCAGTGTTCGGCGTGCCGCGCAAGATCGCGCGTCTCAGGGCACAGTCCTATCTCACCGCGATCTACTCCGATCTCTACCGTCGCGATCACCTGCCGATTGATGTGGTGATCTCGCCCGAGAAAGAGGTGGCCGAGGCCGCGCTTCGTCGTCTGGCGGCGCCTGCGGCCTTTGACACCCAGGCCTTTCTGGCGGGCGGCGTACAGCTTATGGGTATCCTGCTCGAAGAGGACTGCCCGGTGCTCAACACCTCCCTGCGTGAACTGTCGGATCTCTTTTCGACGCTCCGGGCCATCGTCGTTGGGGTGCGCCGCGAGGGGCGGTTGTTCGCCCCCGAACCCAATGATCAGCTCTTTGCCAAAGATGAAATCTATGTCTTTGCCCATTCCGACGACCTGACCCGAACGCTGGAGATTTTCGGCAAGACCCACGCCAAACAGGACCGTGTGGTCATTCTGGGCGGTGGCAATGTGGGCCTCGCTGTGGCGCAGGCGCTGGAAACCCGCACCGAACGCGTGCGCGCCAAGATCATCGAGAAGAACCGCAAAACCGCCGAAAAAGCCGCCGACAGTCTGGAGCGCACCATTGTTTTGAACGGTGATGCGCTGGATCAGGAGCTTTTGGCCGAAGCGGGCATCACCCGCGCGGACGCAGCCCTTTGCGTGACGGACGACGACAAGGTCAACATGCTGGCCGCCGTGCGCGCGAAACAACGCGGCGCGAAAATGGCGATCTGTCTGGTGAACGACCCGACGCTGGTGCCGATCCTCAATGCGCTCGACATCGACGCCTATATCAACCCGCGCGCCACCACCGTGTCCTCGATCCTGCGCCACATCCGCCACGGGCGGGTGCGCAATGTCTATTCGGTGGGCGATGGCGAGGCGGAGGTGATCGAGGCACAGGTGCTCTCGACCTCGCCGATCTCCGGCAAACCGATCCGCGACATCGACTTTCCTGAGGGCGTGTTGGTCGGGGCGATCTCAAAGGGCGGCAAATACGTCAAACCGACCGGCGAAACCCGCATCGACGAGGGCGATGTGATCACCATCTTCTCGCTCAAGAGCGACGTCCCCGAGGTCGAGCGCCTGTTGCAAGTGTCGATTGATTACTTCTGA
- a CDS encoding sigma-54 dependent transcriptional regulator — translation MSDILIVDDERDIRELIGDILQDEGFETRLAANSDDCMKEIDDAVPSLMILDIWLKDSEMDGIDILKHVKREHPEVPIIIISGHGNIEIAVAAIKQGAYDFIEKPFNIDQLMVVISRAMETSRLRRENATLKRSGVSDLEMIGVSTAFKQLKSNLEKVTKSNGRVMLTGGAGVGKEVAARFIHAGSDRNDAPFVSVSSANIEPDRMEEVLFGRESPERGIEKGLLEEANGGVIYFDEVADMPLGTQSKILRVLVDQRFTRVGGTAQVSVDLRVISSTSRDLAVEIANGTFREELYHRLNVVPIEVPALEKRREDIPELAAYFIEKLNREQGLPQRALTEDAAAMLQTMAWPGNVRQLKNVIERVLILGDSTGDIEVSELPSEEGGREDDGRAVLSPAIATLPLREARELFEREYLLTQINRFGGNISRTATFVGMERSALHRKLKSLGVVTGNKQGGRVAYVSEEAE, via the coding sequence ATGTCTGATATTCTGATCGTCGACGATGAGCGCGATATTCGCGAATTGATCGGGGATATTTTGCAGGACGAAGGCTTTGAGACGCGGCTGGCGGCCAATTCCGACGACTGCATGAAAGAGATTGATGACGCGGTGCCGTCGCTGATGATCCTCGACATCTGGCTGAAAGACAGTGAGATGGACGGGATCGACATTCTCAAACATGTCAAACGCGAGCACCCGGAGGTGCCGATCATCATCATTTCCGGCCACGGCAACATCGAGATTGCGGTCGCGGCGATCAAACAGGGCGCCTACGATTTCATCGAGAAGCCGTTCAACATCGACCAGTTGATGGTGGTGATCAGCCGTGCGATGGAGACCTCGCGTCTGCGGCGTGAAAACGCGACGCTCAAGCGGTCCGGTGTGAGCGACCTTGAGATGATCGGCGTCTCGACGGCTTTCAAACAGCTCAAGAGCAATCTCGAGAAAGTCACCAAATCCAACGGCCGCGTCATGCTGACAGGCGGCGCGGGCGTGGGCAAGGAAGTGGCGGCGCGGTTTATCCATGCGGGGTCCGACCGCAACGACGCGCCTTTTGTCTCTGTCTCTTCGGCCAATATCGAACCCGATCGGATGGAAGAGGTGCTTTTCGGTCGCGAAAGCCCCGAGCGCGGCATCGAGAAAGGTCTGTTGGAAGAGGCCAATGGCGGCGTGATCTATTTCGACGAGGTGGCGGATATGCCGCTTGGCACCCAGTCGAAAATCCTGCGTGTGTTGGTCGATCAAAGGTTCACGCGGGTGGGCGGCACGGCGCAGGTCTCCGTCGATCTGCGGGTGATCTCCTCGACCTCGCGCGATTTGGCGGTGGAGATCGCAAACGGGACCTTCCGCGAGGAATTGTATCACCGGCTGAACGTGGTGCCGATCGAGGTTCCGGCGCTTGAGAAACGGCGCGAGGACATCCCGGAACTGGCGGCGTATTTCATCGAAAAGCTGAACCGCGAACAGGGCCTGCCGCAGCGCGCGCTGACGGAAGATGCCGCCGCGATGCTTCAGACCATGGCTTGGCCGGGCAATGTGCGCCAGCTCAAGAATGTGATCGAACGCGTGCTGATCCTGGGCGACAGCACGGGCGACATCGAGGTCTCTGAGCTGCCGTCCGAGGAGGGGGGGCGCGAAGACGACGGGCGGGCGGTTCTGTCGCCTGCGATTGCGACGCTGCCTCTGCGCGAGGCGCGCGAGCTGTTCGAACGTGAGTACCTTCTGACCCAGATCAACCGCTTTGGCGGCAATATTTCCCGCACCGCGACCTTCGTGGGCATGGAGCGCTCGGCGCTGCACCGTAAGCTCAAATCTCTGGGTGTTGTGACCGGCAACAAACAGGGCGGACGCGTGGCCTATGTCTCGGAAGAGGCGGAGTAA